The DNA sequence CCAGGGGCCGAGGTCCAGCCGGCCGTCGGTGATCGGGACGATGACTTCATGGCCGACGGTGAGCGAGCGCAGGTGCGCCGCCGCGTTGTCCTCGCCGGTCTCGTTGTGCCGGTAGCGCGTCGGGTCCCAGGGCGCGATGCGCTCCTCGAGCCAGCGCAGGATGTCCTGCCACAGCCCGGATTCGTGGTCGTTCACGAAGACCGAGGCGGAGATGTGCATCGCGGAGACCAAGGCGAAGCCTTCGCGGATGCCGCTGAGCTGCAGCTGCTCGGCGACCTCGTCGGTGATGTCGATGATCTCCTGGCGTCGGTTGGTGTTGAACCAGAGGTAGTGGGTATGGGCGGGCATCGGGGCTCCTCAGGCGGGGTCTTGCGCGAAATGTAGGGCGGCGGTAACGTACAACCGAATGGTTGCACGTATATCTCCTTCCGAGGACGAGCTCGACCAGCTCTTCCGGGCCCTCGCCGACCGCACGCGGCGCGACATCGTCGCGCGGCTGATGGCCGGCGAGCCGGCGTCGGTGTCGGTGCTCGCCGAGCGCTACGACATGTCCTGGGCGGCCGTGCAGAAGCACGTGGCCGTGCTGGAGGAGGCGGGGCTGGTGACCAAGCAGGCGCAGGGCCGCGAGCGCATCGTGCGCGGCAATCCCCAGCGGCTGGCGCAGGCGCGCACGCTGCTCCAACAGCTCGAACGCCTGTGGTTCGAGCGCTTCAGCCAGCTCGACGCGATCCTCGCCGAGCCCCGTCCTCCGAAGAGGTAACTATGCCGATCTCGTCAGTTTCGTCCGATCCCGAAACGCTCACGCTGACCATCGTCGCGGACTATCCCTGCACGCTGGAGCGGCTGTGGGAGGCGTATGTGGACCCGCGGCAGCTGGAGCGCTTCTGGGGCCCCGAGCAGTGGCCGGCGACGTTTACGCGGCACGAGGTGTATCCCGGCGGCGAGTCGCACTACTACATGACGGGCCCAAACGGCGAGATGTCGCGCGGCTGGTTCAAGTTCATGCGCGTCGATCCGTACGCCTTGATGGAGATGGAAGACGGCTTCGCCGACGAGGACGGCAACCGCAACGCGGCGATGCCGACGATGCGGATGTCGTTCCGCTTCGAGCGCACGAAGCAGGGCGCGCGCTACACCAGCGTGACGCACTTCCCGAGCCTCGAAGCGATGGAACAGCTGGTGAAGATGGGCATGATCGAGGGCACGAAGTCGGCGATGGGCCAGATCGACGCGGTCCTGGCGGACCTGAAGGCCTTTGCGGCCGATCGCACGGTGGACGCGCAGATCCTCAGCGACACGCAGGTGCGTATCAGTCGCGTCATCCGCGGCAGCGTGGAGCAGGTATGGCGCGCGCATCACGAGCCGGCATTGATGCAGCGCTGGTTGCTCGGCCCCGATGGCTGGACGATGCCGGTCTGCGAAGTCGCGACGAGGGTGGGGCAGTCGTACCGCTACGAGTGGGAGTCCGACGACAAGGCGCAGCGCTTCGGCTTCACGGGCGAACTGCTCGAGTCGACGGCGCCCTACCGTGCGGTGACCAGCGAGCAGATGATGGGCATGGACGGACCGGGCACGCGCAACGAGATGACGCTGACGGCACTTCCGACCGGCACTTTGCTGAGTCTCGTGATCACGTATCCGAGCAAGGAGATCCGTGACATGGTGCTCGGCACGGGCATGACGGTCGGCATGGAGACCAGCTACGCGCGGTTGGAGCGCGAGGTCCTCGCGGTGGCGTGAACTGCTTTGCCACAGAGACACGGAGGCACGGAGCTTTGCGTGCCTCGCGGTCGGCTGTGCGAAGTTCGATACAAGTACTTGGGGGTCCGCACCGATACCGCGGTGCGGACCCCCAGGCACTTGCGGTTCTCGAACCAGCGCAATCCTCTGTGTCTCTGCGCCTCTGTGGCCGCAGTTCGCTACACCACGACGTTCAGCAACCGCCCCGGCACGAGGATGACCTTCTTCGGCTCGCCGGTGATGAACTTGCCGATGGCCGGATCCGCCTTGGCCGCCGCGAGCGCGGCGTCCTGCGTGACGTCCTTCGGCACCAGCACCTTGCCGCGCGTCTTGCCGCCCACCTGCACGACCAGCTCGATCTCGTCGCTCACGAGCAGCGACGCATCGAAGGTCGGCCAGCGCGAGTCGAACACGCTCGTCGCGTGGCCAAGCATCGCCCACAGCTCCTCGGCGATGTGCGGCGCGAACGGCGCGACTAGCTGCACCAGCGGCTCCACCTCGGCGCGGGCCGGCGTGCGCTCGCCCTTCCGGAGCACGTTCATGTATTCCATCATCGCGGCGATCGCCGTGTTGTAGCTCAGCGCCGGCACGTCCTCGCCGACCTTCTTGATCGTCGCCTGCAGCTTGCGCATCACCTCGGCGTCCGCGGCCGCCGACTCGTCGCGGTCGCGCACGGCGATCCAGAGGCGGTCGAGGAAGCGCTTCACGCCGCTGATGCCGGAGTCGCGGAAGTCGCCGCCTTCCTCGAAAGGCCCGAGGAACATCAGGTAGGTGCGGAAGGAATCCGCGCCCCACTTGTCGATGTACTCGTCGGGGTTCACCACGTTGCCGCGCGACTTCGACATCTTCGCGCCTTCGCGGATGATGAGGCCGTGCGCGCGGAACTTGGTGAACGGCTCCTCGAAGTCGAGCAGGCCGCCGTCGTGCAGCACCATCGTGATGAAGCGCGAGTACAGCAGGTGCAGTACCGCGTGCTCGTTGCCGCCGATGTACGTGGTGACCGGCAGCCACTTCTTCGTCGTCGCCGCGTCGAAGGCGATATCGTCGCGGCCCACGCTCGGGTAGCGCAGGAAGTACCAGGCGCTATCCAAGAAGGTGTCGCTGACGTCCGTCTCGCGACGCGCCTGCTTGCCGCACTGCGGGCAGGGCGTGTGGTACCACTCCTCGTGGCGCGCCAAGGGCGAAATGCCCGAGTCGTCCGGCTTGAAGTCCGGGATGTTCGGCAGCAGCACCGGCAGCTGCGACTCCGGCACGGGCACGGTACCGCAGCTGTCGCAGTAGACGATCGGGATCGGCGGGCCCCAGTACCGCTGGCGCGAGATGCACCAGTCGTGCAGGCGATAGTTGGTCACGGCGTCACCGGCGTGCCGCGACGCCAGCCAGGCCGTGACCTTCACCTTCGCCTCATCGACGCTCAAGCCATCGAACTGCCCGGAGTTCACGAGTACGCCATCGCCCACGTAGGCTGCCTCGCCGAGCGGCGTCTTGGCCGTCTGGCCTTCCCCGGCGACGACGCGCACGATGGGCAGCTCGAACTTCGTGGCAAACTCGAAGTCGCGTTCATCGTGACCCGGCACGGCCATGATGGCACCGGTGCCGTACTCCATGAGCACGTAGTCCGCGATCCAGATCGGGATCATCTCGCCGGTGGCGGGATTCACCGCGTAGGAGCCCGTGAACTCGCCGGTCTTCTCCTTGCTCGTCTTGCGGCTCACCAAGTCCTGCTTGGCCGCGCGCGCGCGGTACGC is a window from the Pseudogemmatithrix spongiicola genome containing:
- a CDS encoding secondary thiamine-phosphate synthase enzyme YjbQ, which produces MPAHTHYLWFNTNRRQEIIDITDEVAEQLQLSGIREGFALVSAMHISASVFVNDHESGLWQDILRWLEERIAPWDPTRYRHNETGEDNAAAHLRSLTVGHEVIVPITDGRLDLGPWQRVFYGEWDGQRRKRVIIKLLGDR
- a CDS encoding ArsR/SmtB family transcription factor, which translates into the protein MVARISPSEDELDQLFRALADRTRRDIVARLMAGEPASVSVLAERYDMSWAAVQKHVAVLEEAGLVTKQAQGRERIVRGNPQRLAQARTLLQQLERLWFERFSQLDAILAEPRPPKR
- a CDS encoding SRPBCC family protein, with protein sequence MPISSVSSDPETLTLTIVADYPCTLERLWEAYVDPRQLERFWGPEQWPATFTRHEVYPGGESHYYMTGPNGEMSRGWFKFMRVDPYALMEMEDGFADEDGNRNAAMPTMRMSFRFERTKQGARYTSVTHFPSLEAMEQLVKMGMIEGTKSAMGQIDAVLADLKAFAADRTVDAQILSDTQVRISRVIRGSVEQVWRAHHEPALMQRWLLGPDGWTMPVCEVATRVGQSYRYEWESDDKAQRFGFTGELLESTAPYRAVTSEQMMGMDGPGTRNEMTLTALPTGTLLSLVITYPSKEIRDMVLGTGMTVGMETSYARLEREVLAVA
- the leuS gene encoding leucine--tRNA ligase, encoding MTASVPEPIGYDPTAIEARWRERWAERGTHRTDIAHGERPFYALMMFPYPSAEGLHVGNLFAFTGCDIYARFQRLQGHTVFEPLGYDAFGIHSENFALKVGRHPMELIPSNIRNFRRQLDRAGLMVDWSKSVDTTDPNYYKWTQWVFLQLYKQGLAYKKAAAVNWCPSCKTVLANEQVEGGACERCGTMVEQRFLEQWFFNISKYAPRLLENLDTLDWSATTKQAQRNWIGRSDGARLRFPVLDPLADAGSSAVSVTAEVRTGGTTIEVFTTRPDTIFGATYLVLAPEHPLVDALTTPMQDGAVRAYRARAAKQDLVSRKTSKEKTGEFTGSYAVNPATGEMIPIWIADYVLMEYGTGAIMAVPGHDERDFEFATKFELPIVRVVAGEGQTAKTPLGEAAYVGDGVLVNSGQFDGLSVDEAKVKVTAWLASRHAGDAVTNYRLHDWCISRQRYWGPPIPIVYCDSCGTVPVPESQLPVLLPNIPDFKPDDSGISPLARHEEWYHTPCPQCGKQARRETDVSDTFLDSAWYFLRYPSVGRDDIAFDAATTKKWLPVTTYIGGNEHAVLHLLYSRFITMVLHDGGLLDFEEPFTKFRAHGLIIREGAKMSKSRGNVVNPDEYIDKWGADSFRTYLMFLGPFEEGGDFRDSGISGVKRFLDRLWIAVRDRDESAAADAEVMRKLQATIKKVGEDVPALSYNTAIAAMMEYMNVLRKGERTPARAEVEPLVQLVAPFAPHIAEELWAMLGHATSVFDSRWPTFDASLLVSDEIELVVQVGGKTRGKVLVPKDVTQDAALAAAKADPAIGKFITGEPKKVILVPGRLLNVVV